The Leptospira sp. WS60.C2 genome includes the window TGAAAAGATTGAACAGTACATCAAAAAAGGCCAAGTTCCGAAGTTCATTATTGATTTGAAAAAGGTTCCTTTTATCAATTCAGCTGGATTAGGTACATTTCTAAACATCTATAAACACATAGATGGGTTGAATGGACGGCTTGTATTTGCGAACTTAAATTCTGACATCGAAAACTTAATGGAAATCACAAAACTTTCCAGTGTGTTTGAGATCTACAAAACTCTGGAAGAGGCTGAAGACTCCTTCGATTATTAAACATTAGAGGCGATTCTTGTGATGAATCCAATCCTGAAGGGTAGTTTAGGAATCGCCAAAACCAAAACGTTTCGAGCGTTTTTTGTTTTCTTTTTTCTCTACAAACTCGTATTCAACCAATTCACTGCTGATTGGCTCATTCCGAAAGTCCTGTCAAGCGCCACTCAAATTCGTATGGAAGGTCGGTTTACCTGCTTTTCTTTGTTTTACGGAATTGAAATCCAAGATTTGAAGTTATACCCAGGTGGGCCGTTCAGGGAATCTCCATTCGTACAAGCAAAAGAAATCCGACTTCGTTACAATCTACCATTTCTTTTACTTGGAAAACTGCGGATCTCAGACATAGCCTTTCTAGATACGGAAATTCGAGTGGAAGAGAGAGGTGGACAATGGAACCTTTCGCACCTT containing:
- a CDS encoding STAS domain-containing protein, giving the protein MKIKVTSKNDVHIIKIEGAIKAGNEFELSEKIEQYIKKGQVPKFIIDLKKVPFINSAGLGTFLNIYKHIDGLNGRLVFANLNSDIENLMEITKLSSVFEIYKTLEEAEDSFDY